One Pseudomonadales bacterium DNA segment encodes these proteins:
- the frr gene encoding ribosome recycling factor, with translation MINEIRQDASERMSKAVDALGVAFSKIRTGRPSPGLLDGVKVNYYGTDTPLKQVASVSVDDSRNLIVSPWEKKILPAIEKAILSAGLGLNPTSSGELIRIPMPALTEETRKNHIRQARNEAEQARVAIRNIRRDANGDFKELLKEKEISEDDLRRAEEEIQKLTDRFIKEVDALLATKETDLMEI, from the coding sequence GTGATCAACGAGATCAGACAGGACGCCAGCGAACGCATGTCCAAGGCGGTGGATGCATTGGGTGTCGCCTTCAGTAAAATCCGCACCGGCCGGCCCAGTCCAGGCCTGCTCGATGGCGTCAAGGTCAACTACTACGGCACCGACACGCCACTCAAGCAGGTTGCCAGCGTCAGCGTGGACGATTCGAGAAACCTGATCGTCTCGCCGTGGGAGAAGAAAATTCTGCCGGCCATCGAGAAAGCCATTCTGAGTGCCGGTCTGGGTCTGAACCCCACCTCTTCGGGTGAGCTGATCCGCATTCCGATGCCGGCATTGACCGAAGAGACGCGCAAGAACCACATCCGTCAGGCGCGCAACGAAGCCGAGCAGGCGCGCGTGGCCATCCGCAACATCCGGCGCGATGCCAACGGCGATTTCAAGGAGCTGCTGAAAGAGAAGGAGATCTCGGAAGATGACCTGCGCCGTGCCGAGGAAGAGATTCAGAAATTGACCGATCGGTTCATCAAGGAGGTCGACGCACTGTTGGCCACCAAGGAGACCGATCTGATGGAGATTTAG
- the lpxA gene encoding acyl-ACP--UDP-N-acetylglucosamine O-acyltransferase, producing MIDPRAIIDKDARLASDVVVGPWSIIGPDVEIGAGTVIGPHVVIARSTRIGCNNRIYQFATIGEDCQDKKYHGETTYLEIGDHNIIREGCTLHRGTVQDKSLTRIGNHNLLMAYVHIAHDCIVGDHTVFANNATLGGHVQVADWAILGGYTLVHQFCQIGGHAFCGTGSVVLKDIPAYVMVNGNSAKAHGINSDGLRRRNFSDEQINTIRRAYRILYREGRSAAEAIEQIAVLVDESPVLLPLLESLRRSTRGIVR from the coding sequence GTGATTGATCCGCGTGCCATCATCGACAAGGATGCACGGCTGGCGTCCGATGTGGTGGTTGGACCCTGGAGCATCATTGGTCCGGATGTCGAGATCGGTGCGGGAACGGTCATCGGTCCCCATGTGGTGATTGCGCGCTCGACCCGGATCGGCTGCAACAATCGAATCTATCAATTCGCCACCATTGGCGAAGATTGCCAGGACAAGAAATACCACGGTGAAACCACCTATCTCGAGATCGGTGACCACAACATCATTCGTGAGGGGTGCACACTGCATCGGGGCACGGTGCAGGACAAGTCGTTGACCCGCATCGGTAACCACAATCTGCTGATGGCCTATGTGCACATTGCGCATGACTGCATCGTTGGAGACCACACGGTCTTTGCCAACAATGCCACGCTGGGTGGCCACGTGCAGGTGGCCGACTGGGCCATTCTGGGCGGCTATACACTGGTCCATCAGTTCTGCCAGATCGGCGGGCATGCCTTCTGCGGCACTGGCAGTGTGGTGCTGAAAGACATTCCTGCCTATGTGATGGTCAATGGCAACAGCGCCAAAGCGCATGGCATCAACAGCGATGGGTTGCGGCGGCGGAATTTCTCCGATGAGCAGATCAATACCATTCGGCGTGCCTACCGAATCCTGTACCGCGAAGGTCGCAGTGCCGCCGAGGCGATCGAGCAGATCGCAGTGCTGGTGGATGAGTCTCCGGTCCTGCTGCCGCTGCTCGAATCACTGCGCCGTTCGACGCGTGGCATCGTTCGCTGA
- a CDS encoding OmpH family outer membrane protein produces the protein MKKLQIWSMVGLMGLAFSAVAELKVAVLDVQTAVLSSDEAKKFIEQVKKETGPDEEKLKGISEEGRKLQERMQKDGPIMSEDEKRKLAEKIEEKAVNYKYLVGKLQSTQRDKQQELLSKMNPKVEKAVTEIIKAEQFDLVLQRQAVVYAVSALDITAKVTDRINQQK, from the coding sequence ATGAAAAAATTGCAGATATGGTCGATGGTTGGGCTGATGGGGCTGGCGTTTTCGGCAGTGGCAGAGCTGAAAGTTGCGGTTCTTGACGTGCAAACCGCCGTGCTCTCCTCCGACGAGGCGAAGAAATTCATCGAGCAGGTCAAAAAAGAGACCGGGCCGGATGAAGAGAAATTGAAAGGCATCTCCGAAGAGGGCAGAAAGCTTCAGGAACGGATGCAGAAAGACGGGCCGATCATGTCAGAGGATGAAAAACGGAAACTGGCAGAAAAAATCGAAGAAAAAGCGGTCAACTACAAGTATCTGGTCGGCAAACTGCAAAGTACGCAACGAGACAAGCAGCAGGAGCTGCTTTCAAAAATGAACCCGAAGGTTGAAAAAGCGGTCACGGAGATCATCAAGGCTGAGCAGTTCGATCTGGTACTGCAACGACAGGCCGTGGTTTATGCGGTCTCCGCACTGGACATCACCGCCAAGGTGACCGATCGGATCAATCAGCAGAAGTGA
- the uppS gene encoding di-trans,poly-cis-decaprenylcistransferase — translation MTEAASKMMAQTVLPSGEDLLPSSRPRHIAIIMDGNSRWAKRRGLSPKAGHRAGIESVRSVVEYCVEQQIEVLTLFAFSTENWQRPAGEVRALMALFLAVLKYEVSRLHQNGVRLRVIGDRDRFHPSIRRHIERAERLTADNAKSTLVIAADYGGRWDMVQAARRIAMDAMAGLIDPARIDEETVQRYVCLADLPPPDLYIRTAGEYRISNFLLWQAAYSEFYFSEAFWPDFQKEELARAIDSYMERERRFGRRDQESPSQEQTGC, via the coding sequence ATGACCGAAGCAGCCTCGAAGATGATGGCGCAAACAGTTTTGCCTTCGGGTGAGGATCTCCTCCCATCCTCTCGGCCCCGGCACATCGCCATCATCATGGATGGCAACAGCCGGTGGGCCAAACGCCGTGGTCTGTCACCCAAGGCCGGCCACCGTGCCGGAATCGAATCGGTGCGTTCCGTGGTCGAGTACTGTGTCGAGCAGCAGATCGAGGTGCTGACACTCTTCGCGTTCAGCACCGAGAACTGGCAACGCCCGGCTGGTGAAGTGCGTGCGCTGATGGCGCTGTTTCTGGCCGTACTCAAGTACGAAGTCAGTCGATTGCACCAAAATGGCGTCCGGTTGCGTGTGATCGGTGACAGGGACCGTTTTCATCCGAGCATTCGGCGCCACATCGAACGCGCCGAGCGGCTGACCGCAGACAACGCAAAGAGCACGCTGGTGATCGCCGCGGACTACGGCGGGCGCTGGGACATGGTCCAGGCCGCGCGCCGCATCGCCATGGATGCCATGGCTGGGCTGATCGATCCGGCACGGATCGATGAAGAGACCGTGCAGCGTTATGTCTGCCTGGCCGATCTGCCACCGCCCGATCTGTACATCCGCACAGCGGGCGAATACCGCATCAGCAACTTCCTGCTGTGGCAGGCGGCCTACAGCGAATTCTACTTCAGCGAAGCCTTCTGGCCCGATTTCCAGAAAGAGGAGCTGGCGCGGGCGATCGACAGCTACATGGAGCGTGAGCGGCGATTCGGGCGCCGTGATCAGGAGAGTCCCAGTCAAGAGCAGACCGGATGTTGA
- the lpxD gene encoding UDP-3-O-(3-hydroxymyristoyl)glucosamine N-acyltransferase encodes MVKKPRYRLGEIAEQLGGVLSGDPQLEITGLATLQRARADQLAFLSNPGYRKYLATSDAGAVILNAEAAKECPLPHIVVADPYLAYAKVSHWFDSAPVMAMGIDPSAKVSPQAHVATTACIGPFAVIESGAVLEAHAVVGSGCYVGQDCVIGAHSRLHPQVVLYHGVRLGRGVIIHSQAVIGADGFGFARSDNAWHKIAQIGSVIIGDDVEIGAGTTIDRGAIEDTIIENGVKLDNGVQVAHNVKIGEGTAIASGTGISGSTVIGRRCTIGGAVGIGGHLTIADDVHLTGMAMVTRSISKSGAYSSGTGMLENLEWRKNVARFRHLDEMARRLRRLEEHLAEPNHCLPQPESHEAMIDVNEIKEYLPQRYPFLLVDRVTDLIVGESINAYKNVTVNEHFFEGHFASHPVMPGVLVVEALAQAAGILGFKTMNQKSSSDSIYYFAGIDDVRFKRPVVPGDRLDLFAKVISSKKGVWKFECRASVGDQLVCEGTILCAHRKLTRD; translated from the coding sequence ATGGTCAAAAAACCACGCTATCGACTGGGCGAGATTGCCGAACAACTGGGCGGGGTGCTGTCGGGTGATCCACAGTTGGAGATCACCGGACTGGCCACCCTGCAGCGTGCTCGGGCAGATCAATTGGCTTTTCTGTCCAATCCGGGTTACCGAAAATATCTGGCCACCAGCGACGCGGGTGCGGTCATTCTGAATGCGGAAGCGGCGAAAGAATGTCCCTTGCCACATATCGTGGTAGCCGATCCCTACCTTGCCTATGCCAAGGTTTCTCACTGGTTTGACAGCGCACCCGTCATGGCAATGGGCATCGACCCCTCGGCCAAGGTGAGTCCACAGGCGCATGTGGCCACGACTGCCTGCATAGGCCCCTTTGCCGTGATCGAGTCCGGTGCGGTGCTCGAAGCGCATGCCGTGGTCGGCAGTGGTTGCTACGTGGGTCAGGATTGTGTGATCGGGGCCCACAGTCGATTGCATCCGCAGGTGGTCCTCTACCACGGAGTGCGCCTCGGCAGGGGAGTGATCATCCACAGTCAGGCAGTGATCGGTGCCGACGGTTTCGGTTTTGCCAGAAGCGACAATGCCTGGCATAAAATTGCCCAGATCGGTTCGGTCATCATCGGCGATGATGTCGAAATCGGGGCCGGAACCACCATCGACCGTGGCGCGATCGAGGACACCATCATCGAGAATGGGGTCAAGCTCGATAACGGGGTGCAGGTTGCGCACAATGTGAAGATCGGCGAGGGAACGGCGATCGCTTCTGGAACCGGAATCTCTGGCAGTACCGTTATCGGCAGGCGTTGCACCATTGGCGGTGCCGTGGGCATTGGTGGGCATCTCACCATCGCGGACGATGTTCATCTGACCGGCATGGCGATGGTGACGCGCTCCATTTCGAAGTCAGGTGCCTATTCATCCGGCACCGGCATGCTCGAGAATCTGGAGTGGAGAAAAAATGTTGCGCGCTTTCGCCATCTCGATGAGATGGCCCGACGTCTGCGCCGGCTGGAAGAGCATCTTGCTGAACCGAATCACTGTCTGCCTCAACCTGAGAGCCACGAAGCAATGATTGATGTGAATGAGATCAAGGAGTACCTGCCGCAGCGCTACCCCTTTCTGCTGGTCGATCGAGTCACCGATCTGATCGTTGGTGAGTCGATCAATGCCTACAAGAATGTCACGGTGAACGAACATTTTTTCGAGGGGCACTTCGCCTCTCATCCGGTGATGCCGGGTGTTCTGGTGGTCGAAGCGCTGGCGCAGGCGGCTGGGATTCTTGGCTTCAAGACGATGAATCAGAAAAGCTCGAGTGATTCGATCTACTATTTCGCCGGTATCGACGATGTTCGCTTCAAACGTCCCGTCGTGCCTGGAGACCGCCTCGATCTCTTTGCCAAGGTCATTTCCAGCAAAAAGGGTGTCTGGAAGTTCGAATGCCGTGCATCGGTGGGTGACCAGCTGGTCTGCGAAGGCACCATCCTCTGTGCGCATCGGAAGCTGACCCGTGATTGA
- the bamA gene encoding outer membrane protein assembly factor BamA codes for MKALCKLFVLLGGLTWFCAHAAESAFRVTDIRVDGLKRVSAGTVFSALSVNVGETIDQGRLDQVVHELFETGYFQDISIGREGGVLIIKVVERPAISKIEISGNKAIKTEQLTKAMKGVGLAEGQVFRRAVLDRMTLELKRQYVSEGRYGAEIKSEITEEARNRVAIQIAIEEGEVAKVRHINIVGNEIFSDKELLKLFEIDTGSLFSFFTKSDQYSREKLSGDLERLRSYYLDRGFIQFEIDSTQVSVSPDKEEVYVSINVREGAEFKVRNVRLAGDLKVSESELRSLITTQSGEVFSRQKMTASADLLRKRLGDDGYTTANVNGNPEVDTKSNQVDIVYYVEPGNLVYVNRISFAGNSKTKDEVLRRELQQMESSLASTRKIENSKSRLERLGFFKKVDVETVPVTGATDKIDLKYTVEEQPSGAVTASVGYGQTSGIVYGIGVQQSNFLGTGNNVSFNVSKSDYQDLYSLKFTDPYFTVDGVSLGYRFFYQTTDFDEFNVAKYSTDAYGAGINFGYPIADTQRLNFGFDVEHTKIKEGVYPEDEIVNYLNEFGDTFDNYLFSLGWRQSTLEGGVLPRRGYATSAVMEVTTPGSTLDYYILRLKSERFFPIRNDWVFHLDGYIGYGDSFNGDGSFPFFKHFYAGGLGSVRGYKDNTLGPKATPNINDPDQSPDAFGGNLLTTLRSEVLFPLPFVDDKASVRSAFFVDAGNVFDTNRDYDFDFAEIRYATGVGLTWVTGLAPLSFSIAKALNPGDGDKTLFFQFSLGYVN; via the coding sequence ATGAAAGCGTTGTGCAAGCTGTTCGTTCTGCTTGGTGGTCTGACATGGTTCTGCGCCCACGCGGCCGAGAGCGCATTTCGGGTCACCGATATCCGCGTCGATGGACTCAAACGGGTGTCGGCAGGGACGGTCTTTTCGGCGCTCTCGGTCAATGTCGGAGAGACAATCGATCAGGGCAGACTGGATCAGGTGGTCCATGAGCTGTTTGAAACAGGCTATTTCCAGGACATCTCCATTGGTCGCGAGGGGGGGGTTTTGATCATCAAGGTCGTCGAACGACCAGCGATCAGCAAGATCGAGATCAGTGGCAACAAGGCCATCAAGACCGAGCAGTTGACCAAGGCGATGAAAGGGGTTGGTCTTGCCGAAGGTCAGGTTTTTCGTCGTGCGGTGCTCGACCGGATGACACTCGAGCTGAAACGCCAATATGTTTCCGAGGGGCGTTATGGTGCCGAGATCAAGAGCGAAATCACGGAAGAGGCTCGCAACCGGGTGGCCATTCAGATCGCCATTGAAGAGGGTGAAGTGGCCAAGGTCAGACATATCAACATTGTCGGAAACGAAATTTTCAGCGACAAGGAGCTGTTGAAACTGTTCGAAATAGACACCGGCAGTCTGTTCAGCTTCTTCACCAAGTCCGATCAATATTCCCGAGAAAAACTCTCGGGTGATCTGGAGCGCCTGCGTTCTTATTATCTCGATCGGGGTTTCATTCAGTTCGAGATCGACTCGACGCAGGTTTCGGTTTCGCCAGACAAGGAAGAGGTCTATGTCAGCATCAACGTCCGTGAAGGTGCAGAATTCAAAGTACGAAACGTCAGGCTCGCAGGCGATCTGAAGGTTTCGGAGTCCGAGTTGAGGTCGCTGATCACCACGCAGAGCGGTGAAGTGTTTTCACGGCAGAAAATGACCGCCTCGGCTGATCTGCTGCGCAAGAGACTGGGTGATGATGGCTACACCACGGCCAATGTGAATGGCAATCCGGAAGTCGACACAAAAAGCAATCAGGTTGATATCGTCTATTACGTCGAACCGGGCAATCTGGTCTATGTGAACAGAATCAGTTTCGCAGGAAACAGCAAGACCAAGGACGAAGTGCTGCGACGTGAACTACAACAAATGGAGAGTTCGCTGGCCTCCACGCGCAAGATCGAGAACTCCAAGAGTCGTCTTGAGCGCCTTGGGTTCTTCAAGAAGGTGGATGTCGAAACCGTTCCGGTAACAGGCGCCACCGACAAGATCGACCTCAAGTACACGGTCGAAGAGCAGCCCTCCGGCGCCGTCACTGCCAGCGTAGGTTATGGGCAGACCTCCGGCATCGTCTATGGCATTGGAGTCCAGCAGAGCAATTTTCTTGGAACGGGCAACAATGTCAGTTTCAATGTCAGTAAAAGCGACTATCAGGATCTCTACAGCCTGAAGTTCACCGACCCCTATTTTACCGTCGATGGTGTCAGTCTCGGCTATCGGTTCTTCTATCAGACCACGGATTTCGATGAGTTCAATGTTGCAAAATATTCGACCGACGCCTATGGGGCCGGAATCAATTTCGGTTATCCAATCGCTGACACGCAGCGGCTGAATTTCGGGTTTGATGTAGAGCATACAAAAATAAAGGAAGGGGTCTATCCAGAAGACGAGATCGTCAACTATCTGAATGAGTTTGGCGATACCTTCGACAATTATCTGTTCTCCCTCGGCTGGCGGCAGTCGACACTTGAGGGAGGTGTTTTGCCCAGAAGAGGCTATGCCACCAGTGCGGTGATGGAGGTCACCACGCCGGGGAGCACGCTTGACTATTACATTCTCAGGTTGAAGAGTGAGCGGTTCTTTCCGATCAGGAATGACTGGGTATTTCACCTGGATGGCTACATTGGCTATGGCGACAGTTTCAATGGTGACGGTTCATTCCCGTTCTTCAAGCACTTTTATGCAGGTGGACTCGGATCGGTCCGAGGTTACAAGGACAACACGCTGGGACCGAAGGCCACGCCAAACATCAATGATCCTGATCAAAGTCCAGATGCCTTTGGCGGCAACCTGCTGACGACGCTCAGAAGTGAGGTGCTGTTCCCGCTTCCTTTCGTCGATGACAAGGCCTCGGTGCGCAGTGCGTTCTTTGTCGACGCGGGCAATGTCTTCGACACCAATAGGGATTACGATTTTGATTTTGCCGAGATCAGATACGCCACGGGTGTAGGATTGACATGGGTGACCGGGTTGGCACCACTCTCTTTCAGCATTGCCAAAGCGCTGAATCCGGGTGATGGAGACAAGACCCTGTTCTTCCAGTTCTCACTGGGTTATGTCAACTGA
- a CDS encoding 1-deoxy-D-xylulose-5-phosphate reductoisomerase — MQRITILGSTGSIGTRTLDVIALHPQRYQVFALTAHRRVDLLFAQCRQFNPLYAVVADERLADALISRLRAAELATEVLWGAEGLCQVAAESRVDTVMAAIVGAAGLLPTLAAVRSGKRVLLSNKESLVMSGELFMEAVADSGAQLLPIDSEHNAIFQCIAGCSKKIFDERVIDRIILTASGGPFRTLPIDQLQSVTPEQACAHPNWEMGRKISVDSASMMNKGLELIEACWLFDATPDQVDIVIHPQSIIHSMVQYVDGSTLAQLGNPDMRTPIAHALAWPERIVSGVPALDLVAIGQLEFSKPDLARYPALALAIAAARAGGGAGAVLNAANEVAVDAFLQRRLLFTEMVALLEQVLEQLVPLRVDSIEQVLEVDMRARQLANEWLRRRLK, encoded by the coding sequence ATGCAACGCATCACCATTCTGGGCTCGACCGGCTCGATCGGCACCCGCACGCTCGATGTCATCGCCCTGCATCCGCAGCGCTATCAGGTGTTTGCGCTGACGGCGCACCGACGCGTCGATCTGCTCTTTGCGCAATGTCGGCAATTCAATCCGCTCTATGCCGTGGTGGCGGATGAAAGACTGGCCGACGCTCTGATTTCGCGGCTGCGTGCGGCGGAGCTCGCCACCGAAGTGCTGTGGGGGGCAGAGGGACTCTGCCAAGTGGCCGCAGAGAGTCGGGTTGATACCGTCATGGCCGCCATCGTCGGAGCGGCCGGATTGCTGCCGACCCTGGCTGCCGTGCGTTCTGGCAAAAGAGTGTTGCTGTCGAACAAAGAGAGTCTGGTGATGAGCGGCGAGCTCTTCATGGAGGCGGTGGCAGATTCCGGCGCACAACTGTTGCCGATAGACAGTGAGCATAACGCGATATTTCAATGTATTGCGGGATGTTCCAAGAAAATATTTGATGAAAGGGTGATCGATCGGATCATCCTGACCGCTTCGGGCGGGCCATTTCGGACGCTGCCGATCGATCAACTCCAATCGGTGACCCCGGAGCAGGCCTGTGCCCATCCCAACTGGGAGATGGGGCGCAAGATTTCGGTCGACTCGGCGAGCATGATGAACAAGGGGCTGGAACTGATCGAAGCCTGTTGGCTGTTCGATGCCACGCCGGATCAGGTCGACATCGTCATTCATCCGCAGAGCATCATTCACTCGATGGTGCAGTACGTCGACGGTTCGACGCTGGCGCAGCTCGGCAATCCCGACATGCGTACACCCATCGCCCATGCACTGGCCTGGCCTGAGCGCATCGTGTCCGGTGTTCCAGCACTCGATCTGGTGGCCATCGGACAGTTGGAGTTCTCCAAACCCGATCTGGCCCGCTATCCTGCGCTGGCATTGGCGATTGCCGCGGCGCGCGCCGGCGGTGGCGCGGGTGCCGTGCTGAATGCCGCCAACGAGGTCGCCGTCGACGCTTTTTTGCAGCGCAGACTGCTGTTTACCGAGATGGTGGCATTGCTTGAGCAGGTGCTGGAGCAGTTGGTTCCACTTCGAGTCGACTCCATCGAGCAGGTTCTGGAAGTGGACATGCGGGCACGCCAGCTGGCCAACGAATGGCTGAGGCGGCGCCTGAAATGA
- a CDS encoding phosphatidate cytidylyltransferase: MLRQRILTGILLGALLLGLILATSFKQFALITALITLAASWEFFNLASIERLAVRGLCVGVMLLLVGGSYWLIDTDLDLLRLPLALSAIVWLLPIPWLVRYPEASALWQAPLMRTLWGWWSLMATWLALAALKKLPNGEWHLLYFFALVAAADIGAFAIGRTWGQTKLAPRVSPGKTWEGFAGGLGATLALAAGIALAQGLSLQRSLLAMGIAAVTMLFSVVGDLSISMLKRYRGVKDSSHLLPGHGGLLDRLDSICAAAPWFAWVMLCSSQQVDG; encoded by the coding sequence ATGTTGAGGCAGCGCATCCTCACCGGCATCCTGCTCGGGGCGCTGCTGCTCGGATTGATTCTGGCCACCTCGTTCAAGCAGTTCGCCCTCATCACTGCGCTCATCACCCTGGCGGCAAGCTGGGAGTTTTTCAACCTTGCATCGATCGAACGGCTTGCCGTACGCGGACTCTGCGTCGGCGTCATGCTGCTGCTGGTGGGCGGCAGCTACTGGCTCATCGATACCGATCTCGATCTGCTGCGTCTGCCGCTTGCGCTTTCTGCCATCGTCTGGCTGTTGCCAATTCCATGGCTGGTGCGCTATCCCGAAGCGTCAGCGCTGTGGCAGGCACCGCTGATGCGAACTCTCTGGGGTTGGTGGTCGTTGATGGCGACCTGGCTGGCCTTGGCCGCATTGAAGAAACTGCCCAATGGCGAGTGGCATCTGCTCTATTTCTTCGCGCTGGTCGCGGCGGCGGACATCGGCGCATTCGCAATCGGGCGAACCTGGGGGCAGACCAAGCTGGCGCCGCGCGTCAGCCCCGGCAAGACCTGGGAGGGCTTTGCCGGGGGGCTGGGCGCCACCCTGGCGCTGGCTGCTGGCATTGCACTCGCGCAGGGTCTGTCGCTGCAGCGGAGCCTGCTGGCCATGGGCATCGCGGCAGTGACGATGCTGTTTTCAGTGGTCGGTGATCTGTCGATCAGCATGCTGAAACGTTACCGGGGCGTGAAGGACAGCAGCCATCTGCTGCCCGGCCATGGCGGATTGCTCGATCGCCTCGACAGCATCTGCGCAGCCGCACCCTGGTTTGCCTGGGTCATGCTCTGTTCGAGCCAGCAGGTGGATGGCTGA
- the rseP gene encoding RIP metalloprotease RseP, protein MTMFETLLGFVIVLTVIVTVHEFGHFWVARRMGVRVLRFSIGFGAPLYAWTSRAGTEFVLAAIPLGGYVKMLDEREGEVAPAQQHLAFNRKPVFARIAIVAAGPIANLLLAWLVYWAVFVLGVENVKPVIGEVTAGSLAERAGVQSGSEIIAVDEAITLTWQEVSIRLLSRLGESGTLQLTVTPSKSNIHEVVRIPLDNWLRGTEDPDPLAALGISPYRPAIPAVLGEVAPDGAAAAAGLRSADQIVAVDGEPISDWQQWVERVRQHPGQAMEVLFRREGVDLKLLVTPQERKDEAGRAIGYLGVGAPPVVWPPELLREIRHPWWSAWLPAAEKVGAMMLLTLDSIQKMVTGLISVDQIGGPITIAKAAGSSLASGATALLGFIAYFSISLGILNLLPIPLLDGGHLLYFLVEAVRGKALSEHAQMIGLRIGLAILAALMLLALYNDFRQL, encoded by the coding sequence ATGACGATGTTTGAAACCCTGCTGGGCTTTGTGATCGTGTTGACCGTGATCGTCACGGTGCACGAATTTGGCCATTTCTGGGTTGCTCGGCGCATGGGCGTCAGGGTGCTGCGCTTCTCGATCGGCTTTGGCGCACCCCTCTATGCCTGGACGAGCCGGGCAGGCACCGAGTTCGTACTGGCCGCCATCCCGCTCGGCGGCTACGTCAAGATGCTCGATGAGCGCGAAGGTGAAGTCGCGCCAGCGCAGCAGCACCTGGCCTTCAACCGCAAGCCGGTCTTCGCGCGCATCGCGATCGTCGCGGCGGGTCCGATCGCCAACCTGCTGCTGGCCTGGCTGGTCTATTGGGCGGTTTTCGTGCTCGGGGTCGAAAATGTCAAACCGGTGATCGGTGAGGTGACGGCGGGCTCGCTGGCGGAACGGGCAGGAGTGCAGTCGGGCAGTGAAATCATCGCGGTTGACGAGGCCATCACCCTGACGTGGCAGGAGGTGAGCATCCGCCTGCTCTCCAGACTGGGCGAGAGTGGCACATTGCAGCTGACGGTCACGCCGTCCAAGTCGAACATCCATGAGGTGGTGCGGATTCCGCTCGACAATTGGCTGCGTGGAACAGAGGATCCCGATCCGCTTGCCGCGTTGGGAATTTCACCCTACCGTCCGGCCATCCCGGCCGTGCTGGGCGAAGTCGCACCGGACGGTGCGGCTGCGGCAGCGGGATTGCGTAGCGCCGACCAGATCGTCGCCGTCGATGGTGAACCGATCAGCGACTGGCAGCAGTGGGTCGAACGGGTGCGTCAGCATCCCGGGCAGGCGATGGAGGTGCTGTTCAGGCGCGAAGGGGTCGATCTCAAGTTGCTGGTGACGCCGCAGGAAAGAAAAGATGAAGCGGGACGAGCCATCGGCTATCTGGGGGTCGGGGCACCGCCCGTTGTCTGGCCGCCGGAGTTGTTGCGAGAAATTCGCCACCCATGGTGGAGTGCATGGTTGCCGGCGGCGGAAAAAGTTGGCGCAATGATGCTCCTGACGCTCGACTCGATCCAGAAAATGGTCACGGGACTGATTTCGGTCGATCAGATCGGTGGGCCGATTACCATCGCCAAGGCGGCAGGAAGCTCGCTCGCATCGGGCGCGACCGCCCTGCTGGGGTTCATTGCCTATTTCAGCATCAGCCTTGGCATCCTCAATCTGCTGCCGATCCCTCTGCTGGATGGGGGGCATCTGCTCTATTTTCTGGTCGAGGCGGTTCGCGGCAAGGCGCTTTCGGAGCATGCCCAAATGATCGGTCTGCGCATCGGCCTGGCGATTCTGGCTGCGCTGATGCTGCTGGCACTATATAATGACTTCAGGCAGTTGTGA
- the pyrH gene encoding UMP kinase, producing the protein MAATDRKYKRILLKLSGEALTGDQSFGIDPKVLDRMALEIGQLVGIGVQVGLVVGGGNLFRGAQLHEVGLDRVTGDHMGMLATVMNSLALRDALERSDISSRVMSAIPMSGVVEHYDRREAIRYLEQGDVLIFAAGTGNPFFTTDSAACLRGIEINAELVLKATKVDGVYSADPFTDSSAIKYDRLTYQEVLDRKLGVMDLTAICLCQDHGMPLRVFRMDRAGALLNIVVGGSEGTQIE; encoded by the coding sequence ATGGCAGCAACAGACCGCAAGTACAAGCGCATCCTGCTCAAGCTCAGTGGAGAGGCGCTGACCGGCGATCAGAGCTTCGGCATCGACCCGAAGGTGCTCGACCGGATGGCGCTCGAGATTGGCCAGCTGGTCGGCATCGGCGTGCAGGTCGGTTTGGTCGTGGGCGGCGGCAACCTGTTTCGTGGCGCGCAACTGCATGAGGTGGGGCTCGACCGGGTGACCGGTGACCACATGGGCATGCTGGCGACGGTGATGAACAGCCTGGCGCTGCGCGATGCGCTCGAACGCTCGGACATCTCTTCGCGCGTCATGTCCGCCATCCCGATGAGTGGTGTGGTCGAACACTATGACCGGCGCGAGGCGATTCGCTATCTGGAGCAGGGCGATGTGCTGATCTTTGCCGCGGGCACCGGCAACCCCTTTTTCACCACCGACTCGGCGGCCTGTCTGCGCGGCATCGAGATCAATGCCGAACTGGTGCTCAAGGCGACCAAGGTGGATGGGGTCTACTCTGCCGACCCCTTCACCGACTCATCCGCGATCAAGTATGACCGGCTCACCTACCAGGAGGTGCTGGATCGCAAATTGGGAGTGATGGATCTGACCGCGATCTGCCTGTGTCAGGACCATGGCATGCCGCTGCGGGTATTCAGGATGGATCGAGCGGGGGCGCTGCTCAACATTGTCGTTGGCGGCTCGGAAGGAACGCAGATTGAATAG